GCGCCGGAGTATTTTACAGGCAAGGCGTATAAGGCGTATTTCGCGGCAAAGGAAATTCCCGAGGTCTTGGATAGTCTGTACTGCTACTGCGACTGCGCAAAGCATGCCGGGCATCTTAGTCTGCTTACGTGTTTTGTCTCGATGCACGGGCAGGGCTGCGATGTGTGCATGGACGAAGCCATAATGGCTTATGAGCTTCATCAGCAGGGCAAGGATATACTCAGTATCAGGAAGGCTGTAGACGAAAAATTCGCGCGTTGATGCGCAAAAGAGGTTATAGCGAGATGAATAGAAATAACATCGTAATAATAGTTGTTATCGTCGTGGCCGTAGCAATAGCCGCGTATCTCATAGGCTCGAAATCCGGAGACAGCACGGCGACCGGCGTTAAGCAGGGCATGCCGCAAAATGGCGGCGCGTATTATCCTATGCCGCAGACAAACCCGAACGAGGTAATAGCAGAGCTTGAAAAACAGATAGCCGCCAATCCGAAGGACGCGAAGCTGCATGTGAGCATCGGCAAGGCGTACTTCGGCTTGCAGAAGTTCGATATGGCGGCCGCGCACTATAAGAACGCCGTAAAGCTCGACCCTAAGGACGTCGATTCGTATAACGACCTAGGGCTTTCGCTCCATTATATGAAGAACTCATCCGAGGCCATATCTTTTATCGATAAGGGGATAGCGGTGAACCCGTATTATCAGCGTATATGGCTTACAAAAGGGTTCGTGCTCGCCACCGGGCTAAACGACGTAAACGGCGCAAACGAGGCGTGGAAAAAGGCCATATCCATAGACCCAAACAGCGAGGTTGCCGCTGCCGCAAAAAGTTATATAGCCAAAGTAGGTCAGACAAAGGCCGGTAAATAATCGATTATGTCCAACGATACCGGTCAGAATGCAGAGAAGAAAAGCTTGGTAAGCAATATCCCGCTTACTGTCTGGAGCATATTCAGCTCGCTTAAGTTCACCATCTTCATCCTCATGGCGATAGCCTTTGTCTCGATATTCGGCACCATAGTCGAACAGGGCAGAGAGATGTCGGTTTACGTCGCCGAGTACGGCGAGAAGTGGGCGCGCGTCATCGAGGTGCTGCGCTTAGACGACATGTACCACACCGGATGGTTTACTTCGCTTCTCATACTGCTCGTCCTTAATATCATCGCATGCACGTGGGAGAGGTTTCCATCCAAGTGGAAATCCCTTCTTGGCCATGCAGACGACTTCAATACCGCTGTTATAAAAAATCTTTCCCACAAGGAAAGTGTTAGGGTTTACCGCAGCTCTCGCGCAGCAGTCGAGCTTACCACCGCCATGTTTGCAAAGCACAAGTATAAGCACAGAGTGCGGGAGAACTCCGACGGCTCTGTGGCCGTCTACGCGTGGAAGGGGCTGATAGGCCGCTTTGGCTCCGATGTTACGCACGTGAGCCTTTTTGTAATCCTTCTTGGCGCCATCATCGGCAGTTACTGGGGATATAAGGATTTCAAGAGCATGACCGTGGGTACGACGGCGACGGTAAAGAACGCTGATTTTTCGTTAAGGCTAGATAAGTTCTGGATAGATTACTACGAGAGCGGGCAGATACGCCAGTATAACTCGATCCTTACCGTTATCGAGGGCGGCAAGGAAGTGTTCCAAAAGCAGATATGGGTAAATGAGCCGTTATACTATAAGGGGATACGGTTCTACCAGTCGAGTTGGGGCAAATCATGGAACAGGATACAGGCTGCGAACCTTGTTCTAAAGAGAATAGACAGCGGCGCCGAAGTGACGACCTTCTCCGTGCCGTGGGGAGAGATGGTGAATGTCCCCGGCACGCCGTATTCAGTCAAAATCGCCGGGTTTGTCTCGGACTTCGCATTCGACCCGGAGACAAAGCAGATATATTCAAGCGGCGACGACCATAAAAATCCGGCCCTGATGCTCGAGGTCTATGAAAAGGATAAGGAAAGAAATACCGCATGGATATTCGGCAATATCCCAGGTTTTAGACAAGCCATACCGGGCACGAAATACGATCTGCTTCTCGATTCATATAACCCGGCGCTCTATTCCGGTCTTTCCGTGAATAAGGACCCTGGCACCAACATCGTGTGGCTTGGCACCGGCATCATGGGCGTTGGGTTCTTTTTCGCGTTCTTTATATTCCACAGGCGCGTGTGGGTGCAGGTCTCGCCGGATGGTAACGCTATGTCGGTGGTTGACATCGGCGGCATGACCAATAAAAACACCCTTGGATTTGAAAAAGAGTTCGCTGAAATGGTAAAATCATTGAAAGACATCCCTATGGGGGGAACGGAGGCAAAGTAACATGGAAAGCCAGGGACCAAAAGTAGTAATGTCGCTAATGTTCTTTACCATGAGCTTCGCCTTTTATGCGCTGGCTGCCGGGTTTTATGTCGGCAACTGGGTGTTCAGGAAAAAATGGATAGGGCTCATCGCCACATCCCTTACCGTGGTGGCCGCGCTCTCTACCACCATGATCCTCGTAAGCAGGGCCATAGAGAGCGGGCATGCGCCGTTCTCGAACCTCTATGAGTCCATGGTGCTTTTCGTTTGGGCGCTCAACGTCGGCTATCTCTGGTTCGAGCTGAAATATAAGATGAAGGTGCTTGGCGCGGTCATCATGCCCATAACCGTTGCCTCGATGTTTGCCGCGTGGATGCTTCCTTACCGCTTTAAGGACGTCGGCGACCTTAACCCGGCGCTGCAGAATAAGTGGAAGTGGATGGTAGAGTTTTTCTCCAAGTTCGGCCTCGAAAAGTACGCCATAGGCTGGTTGGATTTCCATGTGTTCACGACGTTTGTAGGGTATGCGGCCTTTGCCATAGCGTTTGGCCTGGCAATAGCGTATCTTGTGAGAAACCACTACGAGACGACCGGCAAGACCAACGCGCTCGTAAGCGCATTCCCTGAGTCCAAGGTGCTCGACGAGCTCGAGTACATATCCATAGCATGGGGTTTTCCGTTTCTCGGCATAGGAATCGTGTCTGGCGCCGTGTGGGCAAATGCCGCATGGGGTACGTACTGGTCCTGGGACCCGAAGGAAACATGGTCGCTTATAACCTGGCTCATATACGCCGCCTATCTGCATGCGCGCGTTACCAGGGGGTGGAGAGGAACGAAGGCCGCTTGGCTTTCTATAGCCGGGTTTGCGGCGGTCATATTCCTATACTGGGGCGTAAGCTTCATACTGCCGGGGTTGCACGCGTACGCTTAGAGCATCGGATGCTTTGTTTTGTCATGCGTCTTAGCCGATTCATATTTATTCATGGCATATATTATCATACGGAGCGCAGAGCATGGTCGATAACGCTGATAACGAGAAAAACCTAACACCCATAATCGTTGCCGTGGTAGCGGTGATAGTTGCGGCTGTCGTTGCATTCGTGTTCATGGGGCGCGACAGCTATAAGGAAATAGAAAAGTCCAGCAGCGCAATTGATTTCGTTTTGCCGGATATGGACGGTAAGCTCCGTAAGCTTGGCGACTATAAGGGTAAGGTCGTGTTCCTAAACTTCTGGGCCACGTGGTGCCCGCCGTGCAAGGAAGAGATGCCTTCCATGCAGGTGCTCTACGATAATCTTAAGGACAAGAACTTCGTTATCGTGGCTGTAAGCTCCGATACTTCGGCAGACGACGTAAAGAAGTTTATCGGCGAAAACAAGCTGACCTTCCCCGTGCTTCTTGACCCGAAGGGAAAAATCAAGGAGGCCTACAAGACCACAGGCTTCCCCGAGACCTTTATAATAGACCAGAACGGCGTTGTCGCGGAGAAGGTGGTTGGCCCGAGGAACTGGACCGATAACGGGAATTTGTCTGTTATCTTTGACTTAATAAAGAACGGCCCCAGGCCGCGTAAGTAGTGATAATGCCAGACCTCTTGCAAGAGAGTGTGCGCTACGGCAGGGAATTGACGGTAAACATGCCTATCAGTGAGAGGGAAAAGAAGGTTCTTATCGGAGCCGTTGTCGCGGCCGTTATTGTCGCCGTCGCCATATTCGCAACTCTTGTAACCTATCAGAGCAAGCCCAAGCTGCGTCAGCCACCGCCGCCTCAGCAGCAGGCGCCTTTGCCATTTCAATCCGTATCCGCCGTCAATGTGCTAGGTGTCGAGGAACTAAAGCCAACGAAGCCGCCCGGGTTCGCAATTCCCGATATAGACGGCGTAACGCGCACCTTAGACGATTATAAGGGGCGTGTCGTGCTCCTTAACTTCTGGGCAACGTGGTGCGAGCCCTGCAGGGTAGAGATGCCGCATTTCGAGGAACTGCACCGTATGTATTCTCTGAAGGGGCTCTCCGTAGTCGCCATAAACGATTACGAGACGATGGAGAAGGCAAGGATATTCGCAAAAAAGAACAGACTTTCCTTTA
The nucleotide sequence above comes from Deltaproteobacteria bacterium. Encoded proteins:
- a CDS encoding PCYCGC domain-containing protein — translated: MFLFRKIIAVTVVMFFSLALTSCEKAQPSSASLRAGEKRATIAPEYFTGKAYKAYFAAKEIPEVLDSLYCYCDCAKHAGHLSLLTCFVSMHGQGCDVCMDEAIMAYELHQQGKDILSIRKAVDEKFAR
- a CDS encoding tetratricopeptide repeat protein, giving the protein MNRNNIVIIVVIVVAVAIAAYLIGSKSGDSTATGVKQGMPQNGGAYYPMPQTNPNEVIAELEKQIAANPKDAKLHVSIGKAYFGLQKFDMAAAHYKNAVKLDPKDVDSYNDLGLSLHYMKNSSEAISFIDKGIAVNPYYQRIWLTKGFVLATGLNDVNGANEAWKKAISIDPNSEVAAAAKSYIAKVGQTKAGK
- a CDS encoding cytochrome c biogenesis protein ResB; the encoded protein is MSNDTGQNAEKKSLVSNIPLTVWSIFSSLKFTIFILMAIAFVSIFGTIVEQGREMSVYVAEYGEKWARVIEVLRLDDMYHTGWFTSLLILLVLNIIACTWERFPSKWKSLLGHADDFNTAVIKNLSHKESVRVYRSSRAAVELTTAMFAKHKYKHRVRENSDGSVAVYAWKGLIGRFGSDVTHVSLFVILLGAIIGSYWGYKDFKSMTVGTTATVKNADFSLRLDKFWIDYYESGQIRQYNSILTVIEGGKEVFQKQIWVNEPLYYKGIRFYQSSWGKSWNRIQAANLVLKRIDSGAEVTTFSVPWGEMVNVPGTPYSVKIAGFVSDFAFDPETKQIYSSGDDHKNPALMLEVYEKDKERNTAWIFGNIPGFRQAIPGTKYDLLLDSYNPALYSGLSVNKDPGTNIVWLGTGIMGVGFFFAFFIFHRRVWVQVSPDGNAMSVVDIGGMTNKNTLGFEKEFAEMVKSLKDIPMGGTEAK
- the ccsB gene encoding c-type cytochrome biogenesis protein CcsB, producing the protein MESQGPKVVMSLMFFTMSFAFYALAAGFYVGNWVFRKKWIGLIATSLTVVAALSTTMILVSRAIESGHAPFSNLYESMVLFVWALNVGYLWFELKYKMKVLGAVIMPITVASMFAAWMLPYRFKDVGDLNPALQNKWKWMVEFFSKFGLEKYAIGWLDFHVFTTFVGYAAFAIAFGLAIAYLVRNHYETTGKTNALVSAFPESKVLDELEYISIAWGFPFLGIGIVSGAVWANAAWGTYWSWDPKETWSLITWLIYAAYLHARVTRGWRGTKAAWLSIAGFAAVIFLYWGVSFILPGLHAYA
- a CDS encoding TlpA family protein disulfide reductase, coding for MVDNADNEKNLTPIIVAVVAVIVAAVVAFVFMGRDSYKEIEKSSSAIDFVLPDMDGKLRKLGDYKGKVVFLNFWATWCPPCKEEMPSMQVLYDNLKDKNFVIVAVSSDTSADDVKKFIGENKLTFPVLLDPKGKIKEAYKTTGFPETFIIDQNGVVAEKVVGPRNWTDNGNLSVIFDLIKNGPRPRK
- a CDS encoding TlpA family protein disulfide reductase, which codes for MPDLLQESVRYGRELTVNMPISEREKKVLIGAVVAAVIVAVAIFATLVTYQSKPKLRQPPPPQQQAPLPFQSVSAVNVLGVEELKPTKPPGFAIPDIDGVTRTLDDYKGRVVLLNFWATWCEPCRVEMPHFEELHRMYSLKGLSVVAINDYETMEKARIFAKKNRLSFTVLVDESGKVSESYMAVFLPTTFIIDREGNAIAKIAGVRDWTSPQFRAYLEKLLTQGKVVEKKKGKTKEKKQ